The following proteins are encoded in a genomic region of Bernardetia sp. MNP-M8:
- a CDS encoding DUF6452 family protein has translation MPNFCSTYFSRYVLRFLYSAVICFPFLLSSCENCTFISDNVQFAAVSFYDANNKATEKTFNKIVGVFTRSNTEMPNSLEDTTATIFELPIFSRSDTTMFVFYKYVTLNSVRDTIKDTLTMSYKVNVEVLPPDCGYDEAINDLEIIYHTFSNVEVLRAELKEVNSDNPLPHIKIIE, from the coding sequence ATGCCAAATTTTTGTTCTACCTATTTCTCTAGATACGTGTTACGTTTTCTATATAGTGCCGTTATTTGTTTTCCTTTCCTGCTTTCTAGTTGTGAAAACTGTACTTTTATAAGTGATAATGTACAATTTGCTGCTGTTTCTTTTTATGATGCTAATAACAAAGCAACCGAGAAGACATTTAATAAAATTGTAGGGGTGTTTACTCGTTCTAACACAGAAATGCCTAATTCGTTAGAAGATACAACTGCAACTATTTTTGAGCTACCTATTTTTAGTCGTTCTGATACGACAATGTTTGTTTTTTATAAATATGTTACTCTAAATTCAGTTCGTGATACCATTAAGGATACATTAACAATGAGTTATAAAGTAAATGTAGAAGTTTTGCCTCCAGATTGTGGTTATGATGAAGCAATTAATGATTTAGAAATAATTTATCATACTTTTAGTAACGTAGAAGTGTTGAGAGCAGAATTAAAAGAGGTAAATAGTGATAACCCTTTGCCTCACATAAAAATTATTGAATAA